The window TATATCCTCCTTCACAATGCAAAATAAATTCTTGATCTTTAGGGATTTCTGCTAAATGCTGATTAATTTGATTTAAAGGGATGTTTTCAGCTCCAATTATATGTTCTGAATCAAATTCACTTTTCTTTCTTACATCAAAAATAATCGGTGAATTATTCATTCTTCCTGCTAAATCTTTAGCATCAATTCTATGAATAGTATCTATTTCTTTATGTGCGTACTTCCAATTGTTAAAGCCTCTGTCTAAATAGCCAATAGTATTGTCATATCCCACTCTAGATAATCTGATCATGGCTTCCTCTTCTTTGCCTTCTTCCGTCACTAAAAGAATTTTTTGTTTGATATCAGGAATCATTTCACCTACCCACATAGCAAAGTTTCCATCTAAACCTATATTTATGCTGTTAGGTATAAAGCCTTTTGCAAATTCTTCAGCATCTCTTGTGTCCAAAACTAATGCTCCGGTTTCATTTGCAGCTGCTTCAAAAGCCCCTGGGCTGAGAGGATGTTTAGCTTTTTCCATTACCGTATCAATGCTTTCATATCCTTTGATATTCATCAAAACATTTTTTGGAAAATAGCCTGGAGGAGCGGTCAGGCCAGTCAATAGTTTTTCTATAAACTCTTCCTTGCTCATCGATTGTAGGGCATAATTTGTTTCTTTCTGATGACCTAATGTGTCTGTTGTTTCTTTACTCATCATTTTACCGCAAGCACTTCCTGCTCCATGATTAGGATAAACTATCAACTTATCGTCCAATGGTAAGATTTTATTATGAAGAGAATCATATAATAATCCAGCAAGTTTTTCTTCAGTTAAATCTTCTATTACATGCTGTGCTAAATCAGGTCTACCTACATCGCCAATAAATAAGGTGTCACCAGTAATGATACCGTGATCTCTACCTTTTTCATCAATTAATAGATAAGTAGTACTTTCCATTGTATGACCTGGAGTATGTAATACTTTTACTTTATAATTACCTACAGTAAATAAATCATTGTCGGCTGCTACAATTGCTTCAAATTCTGGTTTTGCGGTAGGACCATAAACAATTTTAGCTCCAGTTTTCTTTGCCAAATCTAAGTGACCACTCACAAAATCTGCATGAAAATGAGTTTCAAATACGTATTTAATTTTTGCTTTATCCTTATTTGCTCTGTCAATATAAGGTTGCACTTCTCTTAAAGGATCAAAGATTGCAGCTTCTCCATTGTTTTCTATATAGTAGGCTGCATGTGCTAGACATCCGGTGTAAATTTGTTCGACTTTCATAGCTCAATAAAAATTTAGTTTATACAATTTTACGAGCTGTAAATCAGTCAGTTAGTAACTTTGGTAACCTTTCTTCAATACAATGATGAGAATCATTTTGAATAATGATTTATGTCATAAAAACCGTTAATTTAGAAAAAAATGGCAAAGAAATTTTACTTACTAAATGCCAGTGAATAATTCAAAAGATTCTAGATAATCGGGAATGAAAATATTTTTATGACCACTTTGTTCAAGCTCATTTTTCAAATGCTTCATAGCTTCCAATTCACCATGGACGATAAAGGTAAATTTTAATGCATTTGTAAATGATTCATACCATCTGATTAATTCCAGTTGATCAGCATGGGCTGATAAACCATCTATTTTTGTGTAATGACATTTGATGGATTTTTCTTCTCCGTAAATTTTCACGCTTTCCTTACCCTCTAAAATATCTCTACCTCTAGTGCCTACTGCCTGAAATCCAACCATTAGTAATAAATCATTTTCATTGCCTAAGCGATTAAACAAATGGTGAAGAATTCTACCCCCAGTAAGCATTCCACTAGCGGAAATAATAATGGCTCTATTTTTTAATTCATTAAGTAGTTTGGATTGCTGATGTTCCTGTACATAATGAAAGTTTTTAAAATTAAAGATCTCTTTATCCTTTAACTTATGGCGATCACTATATTTTTCATAGAGATTGGTCACGCTGATCGCCATTGGACTGTCAATGTAAACTGGGATATGCGGAATCTGGCCGGTTCTCATTAACTCATACAAGTAAAATAATAGATTTTGAGTTCGACCTACTGTAAATGCAGGGATCAAAATGACACCATCATTTAAATGATATAAAATATTCTGTTTTAACTCATCCTGAACTTTAGAAACTTCATTTATTCGGTCTCCATAAGTGGATTCCATAAATAATACATCTGCATTTTTGAAATGAGTAGGAGGATTTAATATGGGGTCAGAATCTCTTCCGAGATCTCCACTGAAAAGAAGAGTCTTTTCTTGGTTTTCACCTTTCAAAATAATTTTTACTGATGCAGCACCTAAAATATGTCCTGCTGGATAAAATATAATTTGAACCTTATCATTAAGGTCGAAGGGTCTTTCGATCTTTTGGGGAACCAAGGTCTTTAATGCCGCTTCAGCATCTTTTTGATCATACAAGGCTAATGGGTTTTTGTGCTTAGAAAAGCCTTTTTTCTTAGCGTACTCTGCTTCCTCTTCCTGAAGTTTGGCTGAATCTAACCACATAATTTCAAGAAGGTCAGCTGTTGCATCTGTACAATATACTTTTTTATTGTATCCTTGTTTAATCATTCTTGGAACGTAGCCAGAATGATCTAAATGTGCATGTGTGAGAACAATTGCATCTACTTCTTCTACATTAATGGGGAAATCATCCCAATTTCGCAATCGAAGGGTTTTTAAGCCTTGAAAAAGTCCACAATCAACTAATACTTTAAAATCATCTATTTCTAACAGAAATTTTGATCCTGTTACGGATTGTGCGCCACCCAAAAATTTTACTCTTACGTCCATATTGATCTACTTATGTAGCATTTAACACTAGCAAACTATCAATTTAAAAGTAAAACTTGTATGAAATGAATGATTATTTTGAAAATATTATGAGCTAAGGGTGGAGGAGTGAAAAAACAAACTCATGTCAGACTGAATTGCTGACATGAGTTCAATTTTATTAATCTGCAGAAATTCGTCCTGCGCTATTGCTCTCACGGTCTAAGCGAGGTCTTCCTTGATAAGTAATTTTTGAAGCACTACTAGCTTCTGCATTTAAATAATCAGTAACGTAAACTTCGGCTTTAGCAGCACTTGAAGCTTCAATATCAGCTCTTTTTACTTTTAATCCATAGGCCTCCAATTTTGCTGCACTGCTAATATCTAAGTTGAAGTAGTTAGCTACTCCTTTTAATCGTGATCTTCCAGCACTAGATAAATCCATGTTGATTTCATTATAGTCCAGATCAGCATATAATCTAGCACCACTTCCAATATCTAAAGTAAGTTTGCTACCTTCCATTTTCTGAACATTAGCAGTAGCTCCAGATGTTACTTCTAAATTATTTAATTCTGGCATTCTGATAATACACTTCACTTTAGGGAACTGTGAATCCCAGTCCCAATCTTTTGAAAAGAATTTCCATTCTACTTCCTCTCTATCAAAATAAACTTTCAATCTGTTATTTTGAACTTCAAACCGGAAGTCTTCCAAATCATCCGTGTCATCAGTAACCACTTGTAAACCATAGTCATTCGATTGAATTACTTCAATCATGATTCCTGTATTTGCCGATATTTCATCGAAATCTGAGATTTCATAGGTTCTAGTATAAGCATCATCATCAAATTCTAATGATGGACCGAAGAACAAATCGGTATTAGATCTAAAATCATCATCTGATTCGTAATATGATCTTTTCGTTTCTTTTTTATCAGTACAAGTCAAACATTTTAAGTCTCCATTTTCTTCAAATGTCCATCTGTTATTGGGGATTTGACTTACACTATACCCATTAATATAAATTGTATTTTTTAGGATATGTCTCATTTTTCTACCCATCTCAAACTCTTGTCCATAAGGTACATATAACGTCATATCTAACCTTTGTCCTCTGAATGGCGCATCTTCTTGAAACTGAATATTCGAATCGAACCATAAAATACTGTCACTTTTCAACTCTACATTGTGGCTTACCTTTTCCGCATTCTCACTAGCTTCAACTCTGGTGCTGCCTTGTGCTTTAAATCGTTTTTCTAATTTATAAACATCGCCTTCATATCCTCTGATTTTTAGATCAGTAACATCATAATCTTCATAACCTACTTCATTTAATTTAAGAACAGCTACCTTATTATTTAGATTATACTCCTCTGTTATTACTACTTCTCCATCAGATTTAAACTCCATAACTTGCGCTGGTATTAAAAATGCGCCTGTTATTAAGCTTACAAACCAAATAGCGATCAAAGAGAATGCGACAGTTCTGTTCATTAACCATTTTCTAGCCATCACACTAATACCTGCAACCGCTAGGAATAATGCTGGGATTAAGGATAATAAGAATACAACAATAATTAATTCTGCAGAAAAGGTATTGGCAATCAGTTGAGGCGGAATATCAAAGAAATTAAAAATTGAGGCATCTATCAATAAGCCTTGGCTGATAATAAGCAAAACAATCGAGGTAACCGCAGATGATAAACCCACCATTGTTAATACAATACCCAATACGATTCTTGCAGCTTCTACTAAGAAGTTAACTAAAGGGCCTAGTATTTTTGCTAAACCAGTTAAAATAATTGCTATTAACCTGAAAGGAAATAATAAGATTTTAACTAATAATGACTCTTCACCATCTTCAACCTTTAAGCTCGATTTAATATTCTTTTCAATATTACTTAAGGTAATGGGGGTTCCTTCCATCTGCATTTTCTCAGTTACTGTTTTCGCAGAAGGAGTAATAAACCATAAGACTAAGTAAATAATTAAGCCTGCTCCTCCTGGAATTAAGAGTAATACAAATAGTATTCTAATGATAGCAACATCAGTTCCAAAATAAGCTGCTAATCCTTTTGCTACACCGCCAATTACTCTGTTTTCTTCACTTCTATATAGCTTTTTTACCTTGTCATCCTCTTTAAGATTAGGATTTGCGGGTAAGAAAATCCACATTAAAATGTAACCGATAAAGATTATGGCAGAGGTAGGTTGGAAAGGAATAAGTCCTAAGAACCCTACTATGAATAATAATCGTATCCATAAAACGTCAATACTAAAGTAATTCGCTATACCTGCTGCAACACCTCCAAAAATATATCTTTTAGTGTCTCTGTATAACTTTCTTTCTCCTTCACTTGCTTGGCTTTCATAGCTTTCAGTAGTGTTTTCTTCAAAAGCTTCATCCGTTTCTTCAGCTTTTTTGAAATCTTCAATGCTACCTAACGTAATCATTAAAGCTTCTACATCTTCAAGCTCAATTACTTGCTTGTCTTCCTTAAGTTTAGCTAAGAAAATTTCAGCAATACGATTTTCAATATCGCTAATGATTTCCTGACTGTCCTTAAAATCTGAAAAATAACGATTGATGGCATCCAGATAGTTTTTCAGCTTGTCAAAGCCATCTTCTTCTATGTGGAAAATTATGCCTCCTATATTTATACTTATATTCTTTTTCATTGCTTTAAAATTAAGATTTTTTGATTAATGATTTTGAGAAATTATTAGCCAATTAATTTTCCTCTTTTTCAGATTTAAGTTCATCATCTGTTTTTTTCTTGATTCTTTTGGCTGATTTATTAATCTCAATCCAAGTTTCATCCAATGCTTTAATTGTATTTTGTCCGCTCTCAGTTAATTGATAATATTTTTTAGGCAGACCACTTTGCGTCTGTGACCATTCATATTGAACTAAATCTTCTTGCTTCAATTTCATTAATAAAGGGTATATGATACCTTCAACTTTAATTAAATCTTCTTCAAGTAATTCGTCAATGATATCGGAGGCGTAAATTTCACCTCTTCTTAAAATCTGCATCACACAATATTCCAGAACCCCAGTCCTTAATTGTGTTTTTATCTTTTCTGCTAACATAGAATTATCATTTATTGATTAATTAATTATGGACCCAATGCCATTGTCTCTTATCCTATGCCAAGATGTGTACCATATTAATTTAACTAGTGAAATGCTTTGCACTATTTTGATTAAAAAGTGCCTATACATCAAATAAAATGGTGTTATTTATTTTTTTATTGAATTAAAGCAGGAAATCTAATGTTGAGGATTTGTTCGTGAAAGGTCAATTTCTTCCGATAATTGTTCGAAAGTGAACAATATAAAATGCCTTGAATTGCTAGATTTAAGTTGAAATCTAGCATTAGAAATTCAGATATGAATATCAACTTATAACTATAATTCTTATTTTTGAAAATTAAAGAACCCAATATTTAATGCGTAATCTCATTTTACTATTTTTATTATTAACCTCATCTCTTGAATTGTCTGCGCAGATTTCAAAACCAAAATATGCGAATGAGTTTTTATCTATTGGTGTTGGAGCTAGAGCTTTTGCGTTAGGTGGAGCCACCATAGCCTCAGTACAGGGAGCATCAGCTGGTTATTGGAATCCTGCAAAGTTATCATCATTAGAAAGTGATTATGCTTTAGATTTAATGCATGCAGAATATTTCGCAGGAATTGCGGCATATGATTATGCCGCTTTTGCGACAAACATTGATGAAAAAAGTAACATGGGGTTTTCAATCATTAGATTTGGAGTTGATGATATACCAGATACTCGGTTTATCTATGATGCAAATGGAGCCTTAAATTATGACAATATACGATTCTTCTCTGCTGCTGATTATGCTTTTCAATTTTCTTATGCCAGAGAATTAGATTTTTTGGAAGGGCTTTCAGCAGGTGCTAATATGAAAATAATTCACAGAACTGTCGGTGAATTTGCTACAGCCTGGGGATTTGGCTTTGACTTAGCAGCGCATTATAAATGGAATAATTTTGATTTTGCTTTAGTAGGGCGTGATATTACAGGAACCTTTACTAGTTGGTACCATAATATAACTCTGATTGAAGATATCTATACTCAAACGAATAATACAATTCCTGAAAACACTACTGAATTGGCAGTACCTCGTGTAATATTTGGTACTGCCTATACGCAAGAGCTACCTTATAAATTCTCTATAATGGGAGAGTTTAATTTTGATGTAACCTTTGATGGTGCTCGAAATACTTATGTTAGTGAAGAAAATTTCTCTATTGATCCTAAAGGAGGAATTGAAATTGCATATGACAATATGGCTTTTCTAAGATTTGGAGGAAATAATCTCCAAAAGATTAAAAATTTCAATGGTTCAGAGAGATGGAACGGTCAAGCAAATATTGGATTGGGATTTAAATATAGAATACTACAAGTTGATTATGCTTTCACTGATTTAGGAAATAGTTCTGAATCTCTTTATTCTCACGTCTTCACTTTAAAATTGAATTGGAATGCGAAGGAATAGGGTAGTATTTATTATATCGTTTTTATTTCAGTTTACTCAACTACTTGCTCAAAATCCTCAGTCATGGATTAATTATAATCAAACTTATTATAAAATCTCAACAGCAAGTAATTCGCCTTACCAATTAACTTATAATGATTTATTAGAGGTCGGAATTCCTTTAGCAACTATTGATGCAAGAGCCATAAGAATGTATCATCGTGGAGAGGAGGTAGCAATTAGAATTACAGGACAAAATGATGGACGAATTGATCAAGGGGATGTAATTCAATTTTTGGGAAAATCCAATGATGGGGTTTCAGACACACCATTATATCAAAATCCATCAGATCAGGCTCATCAATATTATAATCTATTTTCTGATACCACCGCTTATTTTTTAACATGGCGGTTAGACGGTACAGCAGGTAAGAGAATGATAGAAAGAAGTATTGTTAATAATACAAGCAGTTTAGCAGCTGAAGAATCAATATTACAATCAAAATTGCAACTATATACTCAAAATGGAGACAGAGGTCAACGTTATAGCCCCCAAGATGATGTTTATAAATCTTCCTTTGATTTAGGTGAGGGATGGACTGGATCAGCTTTTACGGCTTCAACAGATTTTACACTCTCCAATATTGTTAAAGAGAATAGATCAGCAGCTTTACCTGAACTTGAGGTATTAATACAAGGCCGAAATATGCGTTTACATCAAACAGAAATATTAGTAGGACCTAATACTGGTAATCTTCGATCAATTGGGGTAGTCAATTTTGAGGAATATCAATACCAATTATTAAATGCTGAATTGCAGTGGGAGGATATCAATACTGATGGAACAATGGTAGTTCGCGCTATACCTCAAGCTGAGGGAGCAGATAGAATTTCTTTATCCTATAGTAAATTAGATTATCAAAGAAATGCAGATTTAGAAAATGAATCGGGTATTCAGTTTAGTCTAAATCCAAATCCTAATTCTGAATCTTATGTGAGCTTTACAAATACCAATAGTAGTGCACGACTTTACAGAGTGGATATTTATAATGAACCAGAGCTATTGTTAACCAATCGAAACGGTTCTGAAATCAATACTGTAGTCCAAAATACATTAAATGGCGCAAAGCTATACATTCAAAATCAGAATTTCTTAAGTCCTAAAATTGAGAAAGTTAGTTTTAGAAATTTGGCTAATTTAAACCCTGATTATGTAATAATTAGTCATCCTCAATTAATGAGGCCTAGCGGAGAGTATAGCAATCCTGTAGCTGCATATTCTGCTTACAGGGCTTCAACTACTGGTGGAGGATATGATACACTTACAGTTGATATAAATCGATTATATAACCAGTTCAATTATGGGGAAATCTCACCTCTAGCTGTTTATAGATTTACTGAATATTTAGTTCAAAATACCAAAGCTAAAATGGTTTTTATAATTGGGAAAGGAACCAATTGGTATCATAATTATTACAGAAGAAATGAAATAACTGATGATTTATACAATGATTTTGTTCCACCCGCAGGTTCACCTGGTTCCGACAATTTATATGGGTTTGATTTAATAGATAATGCCAGAGCATCTATATCCTTCGGCCGTTTAAATGCACATAATAGCCAAATTGTAGCTAATTATTTAGATAAGATAAAGGATATGGAATCTCAGGAATTTGATGATTTGAGAAGGAAACATTTCCTAAATCTTAGTGGTGGGGTTTCTTTTACTGAAGTGAATCGATATATCAATTATATCAACGACTTTGCTAGCGCTGAAATAAGGCCTTATATCGGAGGAGATTATTCTAACCTAACCAAGGAAACTACCCAAGTTGTGGAGTTTATAAATGTATCTGAAGAAATTAATAAAGGAGTTAATTTGATTACTTTCTTTGGTCATTCTAGTCCCAATACTGCAGACATCGATATTGGACTTGTTTCGAACGAAAATTTGGGTTATGAAAATCAAGGGAAATACCCCTTTATTCTAATTAATGGTTGTGATGCAGGGGCTATTTATCAAATCGCTAAAAATGCAGATGTATTTGGCGAAAATTGGATCAACACAGCAAATAAGGGTGCTTTAGGGATGATTGCTCATTCCTATTTAGGGTTCTCAAATGAATTGAAACGCTACAGCGATATATTTTTTGCAAAGGCATATAACGATTCGGTTTTAATTAATGAACCCATAGGAATCGTTCATAAAGCAATAACAAATTCATACTTGGATATATTTGGTGCCAATCCTTCGCCTCTGTATATCTCTCAGGCACAACAGATGAATTTGATGGGAGATCCCGCATTTAAACTATTTCCTGCTGAAAAGCCTGATTATGAAATAACGGATGAATCATTGGAGGTAGTTTCTTTTGATGGGAATGAAATTGATGCCTTAACTTCTGAATTTGGGATAGATGTGATCATTAATAATTATGGCATAACAGTTGAAGATTCCTTAGCTATTTTAGTGAAAAGAAATTTGCCTAATGGAGAAATAATTGTTCAAGACACACAATATGTGGCACCAGTTTATTATCAGGATACGGTTCAGATTAAAGTAATAAATAATAGGCCAGAAAGTTTTGGACAAAATATATTTGAAGTTATAATTGATCCTGCTGGCAAAGTAGATGAACTCAACGAAAATAATAATACAGCTCAGATTGAATTCTTCATTTCCTTAGGTACAACACTTAATTTATATCCCTACAATGATGGAATAATAAATAATCAAAATATTACCTTAAAAACACAATCAATTGATTTAAAGTCGCCTGTACGAGATTTTTTATTTCAATTAGATACTGTTCCTACTTTCAATAGTCCATACTTACAATCTCAAACCATAAATGCGAGAGTAATAGCAGAATGGCAGGTATATTTATTGGCTGTAGAGGATCAGAATTATTACTGGAGAAGCAAATTTGCAAACCCTCAAGCAGGTGAATTAGATGAATGGTCGAATTCAAACTTTGTTTACAATTCAAATTTAGCTCAAGGTTGGCGTCAGAATTCTATTAATCAGATTTCAAAAAATAATATTGAAGGGATTACCATTTCAAATACATGGAGCTTTGAAGAAAATAACTTTGACTTAAGTGTTGTAGCTCCTGCTAATAGTCAAACAGATAATATCAGTATTAAAATCAATGGGAATGAATATGCCACTTTTGGTAGTCAGTTGGGGCCTTGTGCTATAAATACACTTAATTTAGTAGCATTTGATAAATCAACTGGCGTGCCTTATGTAATCCTATCGAATGGAAGTTTTGATGTGTTAGATCCCTTATCATGTGGGATTAGACCACAAGTCATTAATCAAATTAGAAATGAACAATTAGCACAACCGGAAGAGTATTTTAAGAAATATTTTGATGAATTAGCTGAAGACGACTTTGTATTGATTAGTTCTTATGATAGTGTAGCATGGAATGTGTTACGAGCTAATAATAGAACAGAATTATTGAACTTAGGTGCTTCTTCATCAGCAATAGATAATTTACAAAATGGAGAGCCTTATATATTATTGGGAAGAAAAGGTGCAGGAGAGGGTAATGGGATTGAAGTTTTGGCTGATGCCAATAGTACTACTTCAACTAAACAACAAACTATTAACTTGGATGATATAATAAATGCGCGTTTTGAATCAGGAAGTATAGTTTCTAGAATTATAGGTCCAGCAAAATCTTGGGATCTATTAGATGCTAATTTTATTAATGTTGAAGCATCTGATATAATTAGAATTGATGTATTTGGAATTGATACTTTATCCAATCAAGCATTATTATTCTCGGATGTGAACCTACCGCTTAATATATCGAATATAAATGCAGAATTATATCCTCAATTAAGATTGAGAATTAATTTTTCTGACCCTACAAATTTAACACCTGCTGAACTCACTAATTGGGAAGTGACACATACTGAAGTACCTGATATTCTAATTTTACCAACTCAAGATACAGAAGAAATGAGA is drawn from Marivirga arenosa and contains these coding sequences:
- a CDS encoding MBL fold metallo-hydrolase; this translates as MKVEQIYTGCLAHAAYYIENNGEAAIFDPLREVQPYIDRANKDKAKIKYVFETHFHADFVSGHLDLAKKTGAKIVYGPTAKPEFEAIVAADNDLFTVGNYKVKVLHTPGHTMESTTYLLIDEKGRDHGIITGDTLFIGDVGRPDLAQHVIEDLTEEKLAGLLYDSLHNKILPLDDKLIVYPNHGAGSACGKMMSKETTDTLGHQKETNYALQSMSKEEFIEKLLTGLTAPPGYFPKNVLMNIKGYESIDTVMEKAKHPLSPGAFEAAANETGALVLDTRDAEEFAKGFIPNSINIGLDGNFAMWVGEMIPDIKQKILLVTEEGKEEEAMIRLSRVGYDNTIGYLDRGFNNWKYAHKEIDTIHRIDAKDLAGRMNNSPIIFDVRKKSEFDSEHIIGAENIPLNQINQHLAEIPKDQEFILHCEGGYRSMLAASILKARGYDNFEDVRGGFKAIKETEIPVSEYICPTTLL
- a CDS encoding MBL fold metallo-hydrolase; its protein translation is MDVRVKFLGGAQSVTGSKFLLEIDDFKVLVDCGLFQGLKTLRLRNWDDFPINVEEVDAIVLTHAHLDHSGYVPRMIKQGYNKKVYCTDATADLLEIMWLDSAKLQEEEAEYAKKKGFSKHKNPLALYDQKDAEAALKTLVPQKIERPFDLNDKVQIIFYPAGHILGAASVKIILKGENQEKTLLFSGDLGRDSDPILNPPTHFKNADVLFMESTYGDRINEVSKVQDELKQNILYHLNDGVILIPAFTVGRTQNLLFYLYELMRTGQIPHIPVYIDSPMAISVTNLYEKYSDRHKLKDKEIFNFKNFHYVQEHQQSKLLNELKNRAIIISASGMLTGGRILHHLFNRLGNENDLLLMVGFQAVGTRGRDILEGKESVKIYGEEKSIKCHYTKIDGLSAHADQLELIRWYESFTNALKFTFIVHGELEAMKHLKNELEQSGHKNIFIPDYLESFELFTGI
- a CDS encoding PspC domain-containing protein, with the protein product MKKNISINIGGIIFHIEEDGFDKLKNYLDAINRYFSDFKDSQEIISDIENRIAEIFLAKLKEDKQVIELEDVEALMITLGSIEDFKKAEETDEAFEENTTESYESQASEGERKLYRDTKRYIFGGVAAGIANYFSIDVLWIRLLFIVGFLGLIPFQPTSAIIFIGYILMWIFLPANPNLKEDDKVKKLYRSEENRVIGGVAKGLAAYFGTDVAIIRILFVLLLIPGGAGLIIYLVLWFITPSAKTVTEKMQMEGTPITLSNIEKNIKSSLKVEDGEESLLVKILLFPFRLIAIILTGLAKILGPLVNFLVEAARIVLGIVLTMVGLSSAVTSIVLLIISQGLLIDASIFNFFDIPPQLIANTFSAELIIVVFLLSLIPALFLAVAGISVMARKWLMNRTVAFSLIAIWFVSLITGAFLIPAQVMEFKSDGEVVITEEYNLNNKVAVLKLNEVGYEDYDVTDLKIRGYEGDVYKLEKRFKAQGSTRVEASENAEKVSHNVELKSDSILWFDSNIQFQEDAPFRGQRLDMTLYVPYGQEFEMGRKMRHILKNTIYINGYSVSQIPNNRWTFEENGDLKCLTCTDKKETKRSYYESDDDFRSNTDLFFGPSLEFDDDAYTRTYEISDFDEISANTGIMIEVIQSNDYGLQVVTDDTDDLEDFRFEVQNNRLKVYFDREEVEWKFFSKDWDWDSQFPKVKCIIRMPELNNLEVTSGATANVQKMEGSKLTLDIGSGARLYADLDYNEINMDLSSAGRSRLKGVANYFNLDISSAAKLEAYGLKVKRADIEASSAAKAEVYVTDYLNAEASSASKITYQGRPRLDRESNSAGRISAD
- a CDS encoding PadR family transcriptional regulator; amino-acid sequence: MLAEKIKTQLRTGVLEYCVMQILRRGEIYASDIIDELLEEDLIKVEGIIYPLLMKLKQEDLVQYEWSQTQSGLPKKYYQLTESGQNTIKALDETWIEINKSAKRIKKKTDDELKSEKEEN
- a CDS encoding putative type IX sorting system protein PorV2; the encoded protein is MRNLILLFLLLTSSLELSAQISKPKYANEFLSIGVGARAFALGGATIASVQGASAGYWNPAKLSSLESDYALDLMHAEYFAGIAAYDYAAFATNIDEKSNMGFSIIRFGVDDIPDTRFIYDANGALNYDNIRFFSAADYAFQFSYARELDFLEGLSAGANMKIIHRTVGEFATAWGFGFDLAAHYKWNNFDFALVGRDITGTFTSWYHNITLIEDIYTQTNNTIPENTTELAVPRVIFGTAYTQELPYKFSIMGEFNFDVTFDGARNTYVSEENFSIDPKGGIEIAYDNMAFLRFGGNNLQKIKNFNGSERWNGQANIGLGFKYRILQVDYAFTDLGNSSESLYSHVFTLKLNWNAKE
- the porU2 gene encoding putative type IX secretion system sortase PorU2, which codes for MRRNRVVFIISFLFQFTQLLAQNPQSWINYNQTYYKISTASNSPYQLTYNDLLEVGIPLATIDARAIRMYHRGEEVAIRITGQNDGRIDQGDVIQFLGKSNDGVSDTPLYQNPSDQAHQYYNLFSDTTAYFLTWRLDGTAGKRMIERSIVNNTSSLAAEESILQSKLQLYTQNGDRGQRYSPQDDVYKSSFDLGEGWTGSAFTASTDFTLSNIVKENRSAALPELEVLIQGRNMRLHQTEILVGPNTGNLRSIGVVNFEEYQYQLLNAELQWEDINTDGTMVVRAIPQAEGADRISLSYSKLDYQRNADLENESGIQFSLNPNPNSESYVSFTNTNSSARLYRVDIYNEPELLLTNRNGSEINTVVQNTLNGAKLYIQNQNFLSPKIEKVSFRNLANLNPDYVIISHPQLMRPSGEYSNPVAAYSAYRASTTGGGYDTLTVDINRLYNQFNYGEISPLAVYRFTEYLVQNTKAKMVFIIGKGTNWYHNYYRRNEITDDLYNDFVPPAGSPGSDNLYGFDLIDNARASISFGRLNAHNSQIVANYLDKIKDMESQEFDDLRRKHFLNLSGGVSFTEVNRYINYINDFASAEIRPYIGGDYSNLTKETTQVVEFINVSEEINKGVNLITFFGHSSPNTADIDIGLVSNENLGYENQGKYPFILINGCDAGAIYQIAKNADVFGENWINTANKGALGMIAHSYLGFSNELKRYSDIFFAKAYNDSVLINEPIGIVHKAITNSYLDIFGANPSPLYISQAQQMNLMGDPAFKLFPAEKPDYEITDESLEVVSFDGNEIDALTSEFGIDVIINNYGITVEDSLAILVKRNLPNGEIIVQDTQYVAPVYYQDTVQIKVINNRPESFGQNIFEVIIDPAGKVDELNENNNTAQIEFFISLGTTLNLYPYNDGIINNQNITLKTQSIDLKSPVRDFLFQLDTVPTFNSPYLQSQTINARVIAEWQVYLLAVEDQNYYWRSKFANPQAGELDEWSNSNFVYNSNLAQGWRQNSINQISKNNIEGITISNTWSFEENNFDLSVVAPANSQTDNISIKINGNEYATFGSQLGPCAINTLNLVAFDKSTGVPYVILSNGSFDVLDPLSCGIRPQVINQIRNEQLAQPEEYFKKYFDELAEDDFVLISSYDSVAWNVLRANNRTELLNLGASSSAIDNLQNGEPYILLGRKGAGEGNGIEVLADANSTTSTKQQTINLDDIINARFESGSIVSRIIGPAKSWDLLDANFINVEASDIIRIDVFGIDTLSNQALLFSDVNLPLNISNINAELYPQLRLRINFSDPTNLTPAELTNWEVTHTEVPDILILPTQDTEEMRAELAEGEVYNASFQLFNVTPNDFDDPIILNREIFNRESRQTFNEKIQFPALLSESDTTFSLGINSEAKVGENDLILKLNDNNSYSEKRFSNNLLNYNRLFMVQKDSLPPLIEVTFDGISILDGDIVSPQPFIQIELKDENQLIQKKDTTGIEMELLEQCEGCLPQRINFSSPNVEWIPASEENAFTINYQPNPLEDGNYQLRVRATDASENTAGEEPYKVRFEVVNASTITNFYPYPNPFSTSTRFVFTLTGSDLPQEIKIQILTVTGRVVREILQDEIGPIHIGNNITDYAWDGKDEFGDRLANGVYLYRVLVRKDGAFMEQRATAGDKAFTKGYGKLYILR